The Hydrogenobacter thermophilus TK-6 genome window below encodes:
- a CDS encoding TIGR01212 family radical SAM protein (This family includes YhcC from E. coli K-12, an uncharacterized radical SAM protein.) has product MPTAEKALYYSLKDYLKERYGRRVQKITVALPFTCPNIDGTKARGGCTYCFSGTRPAHLDAYIPLRDQIEDGIRRAKERYGKNILFFVYYQSYSNTYGEYEYLKSVYDTALEFEEVVGIDVGTRPDCAPEWVLELLESYTRMGLEVWVEYGLQSANFKTLRLINRAHGVSDFVDAVLRTKRRNLKVCAHIILGLPHEDEEDMLETGKLLASLPIDGVKIHPLHVIKNTKMAEQYLRGEFEVLSLEEYAKRAVDVLEILPPHVVVHRLTGEVEPERLIAPDYCTYAKKQEVINAIVEELIRRKTHQGAKIPFNR; this is encoded by the coding sequence ATGCCCACAGCTGAGAAAGCTTTATACTACTCCCTGAAGGACTACCTAAAAGAGCGCTACGGTAGGAGGGTGCAAAAGATCACAGTGGCACTTCCCTTTACCTGTCCCAACATAGATGGCACCAAGGCAAGGGGTGGATGCACCTACTGCTTTTCCGGCACAAGACCTGCCCACTTGGATGCTTACATCCCACTGAGAGACCAGATAGAGGATGGCATAAGAAGAGCGAAGGAGCGCTACGGCAAAAACATACTCTTTTTTGTTTACTACCAGTCTTACTCCAACACCTACGGAGAGTATGAGTATCTCAAGTCTGTTTATGACACCGCTCTTGAGTTTGAGGAGGTGGTGGGTATAGATGTGGGGACGCGCCCGGATTGTGCTCCCGAGTGGGTGCTGGAGCTTCTGGAGAGCTACACGCGCATGGGTCTTGAGGTGTGGGTAGAATACGGCCTTCAGAGCGCCAACTTTAAAACCTTGAGGCTCATAAACAGGGCTCACGGAGTTTCTGACTTTGTGGATGCGGTGCTAAGGACCAAAAGGAGAAACCTCAAAGTCTGCGCTCACATAATACTGGGACTTCCCCACGAGGACGAAGAGGATATGTTAGAAACTGGTAAGCTCCTTGCCAGCCTTCCCATAGATGGCGTGAAAATACATCCATTGCATGTTATAAAAAACACCAAGATGGCAGAGCAGTACCTGAGGGGTGAGTTTGAGGTTTTGAGCCTGGAAGAATACGCCAAAAGAGCGGTGGATGTGCTGGAGATACTCCCCCCTCATGTGGTGGTCCACAGGCTCACTGGTGAGGTAGAACCAGAGAGGCTCATAGCTCCTGACTACTGCACCTACGCAAAAAAGCAGGAAGTGATAAATGCTATAGTAGAGGAGCTCATCAGGCGAAAAACTCACCAGGGTGCTAAAATACCTTTTAACAGATGA
- a CDS encoding cation diffusion facilitator family transporter: MKKEHWALVSLSVNLLQSGAKLLAGVFTGSLSMLGESFHSLSDSFASLVAYLTLRFSDRKSQKFPYGLYKLENIGSISIAIFLFIASYEILQRAFQREVIIKEEYLALGIGVVLFSLFSSLTLSFLERRAGKRLNSPVLVADSYHTLTDTFGSSLVLMSFLSSYMGYQVDRYFAMGVSALIAYTALSIVKREVSVLLDISVDEKTLDHIRQVILSFEEVLEIRHLFVRSSGGKLFADITLMVAGRDFLRIHSLVDKIEESLRKEIPELEMVFIHYEPAQSSKASLGVLIDNEGNVSESFEKAEAVMVFGDKEKPKLIKDLPQREEDMAKALMEMGISIIICGQHPESSRAKWVISKYGGFVWETHQKNPYLALSEVAYNFTDVKTADKERQDNRPFPEA, from the coding sequence ATGAAAAAAGAGCATTGGGCTTTGGTGTCTCTGAGCGTCAATCTCCTTCAGTCTGGTGCCAAGCTTCTGGCTGGCGTATTTACTGGCAGTCTCTCCATGCTGGGAGAATCCTTTCACTCCCTTTCCGACTCCTTTGCCTCTCTGGTGGCATATCTTACTCTGAGATTCTCCGACAGAAAAAGCCAAAAGTTCCCCTACGGACTTTACAAGCTGGAAAACATAGGCTCTATTAGCATAGCCATATTTCTCTTTATTGCTTCCTATGAGATACTCCAGAGGGCTTTCCAGCGCGAGGTTATCATAAAAGAGGAGTATTTGGCTTTGGGTATTGGTGTGGTTCTCTTTTCCCTCTTTAGCTCCCTCACACTTTCCTTCTTGGAAAGAAGGGCTGGCAAAAGGCTAAATTCTCCCGTGCTGGTGGCGGACTCTTACCATACGCTGACGGATACCTTTGGCTCTTCACTGGTTTTGATGAGCTTTCTGAGTTCTTACATGGGATATCAGGTGGACAGATACTTTGCCATGGGTGTGTCTGCGCTTATAGCCTATACGGCGCTGAGTATAGTAAAGAGGGAGGTTTCAGTCCTTCTTGATATCTCCGTTGATGAGAAAACTCTTGACCATATAAGGCAGGTTATACTGAGCTTTGAAGAAGTCCTTGAGATAAGGCATCTGTTTGTGAGGTCCTCGGGTGGAAAGCTCTTTGCGGACATTACGCTGATGGTAGCAGGCAGGGACTTTTTGAGGATACACAGCTTGGTGGACAAGATAGAGGAGAGTCTCAGGAAGGAAATACCCGAGCTGGAGATGGTATTTATACACTACGAACCTGCTCAAAGCTCAAAAGCAAGCCTGGGAGTGCTTATAGATAATGAGGGGAATGTTAGCGAGAGTTTTGAAAAAGCTGAGGCGGTTATGGTTTTTGGAGATAAAGAAAAGCCAAAGCTCATAAAAGACCTTCCTCAAAGGGAGGAGGACATGGCAAAAGCTCTCATGGAGATGGGAATTTCCATCATCATATGCGGACAGCATCCTGAGAGTAGCAGAGCCAAGTGGGTCATAAGCAAGTACGGTGGTTTTGTGTGGGAAACCCACCAGAAGAATCCCTACTTGGCTCTTTCTGAGGTGGCTTATAATTTTACGGATGTCAAAACTGCTGATAAAGAGAGGCAGGATAATAGACCCTTCCCAGAAGCTTGA